The stretch of DNA CATCAAAAGTTAATGTTTCATCTACCATTTTTTGGGCTGTTTTAATTAACGCCTCTTTTAGTGCATTTTCAACATCATCAATTTTGAGACCTTTTTCATATGCAATTGAATCTAAAATATCTATTATTTTATCCATTAATAACCTTTTATTTGTTGACATTGAAATGATTGTTTTGATTTCCAATGTAGTATAGATTATTAGTATAGCTAAAAAAGCCTTTTATAGAAATTAAAGTAATTTTGGGATAGAATATATCATTAATTAAAAAAGAAAAAGGCTTAATAAATGGAATTATTATTTGCAAGAAATGAGTTAAATGAAAAACCAAAAAAAGTGCAATTAGATAAAATAAAAGAAGATTTGAAAAAAGATGGTCAAAAGATTTTCTATTTTGATAGAGATAATTCTCACAAAGATATGATGGCATTAGTTGATGCTTTAGAAGCAGATGGATGTAATGTTTATTTTAGAGAAGTTAAATATGGTTTAGCTGATGATGAGTATATGTATGAGGTTCATGCACTTTAATATTTAGGTATTTAAGTAAAAAAATTATGAGTTCAAACAAAAAATTATTTATACAAACAATAGGTTGTCAGATGAATGATACTGACAGCCAACATATACAAGCAGAACTTGAAAAACATAAAGGTTATGTAGCAACTGACAAAATGGAAGATGCTGATTTAATTATTATTAATACATGTTCTGTTAGAGAAAAACCTGTCTCAAAACTTTTTTCAGAAATTGGACAATTTAATAAAAAGAAAAAAGCTGGCGCAAAAATAGGTGTTTGTGGTTGTACTGCTTCTCACTTAGGTCATGACATTATTAAAAGAGCACCTTATGTGGATTTTGTTGTGGGTGCTAGAAATATTTCTAAAATCAAAGATGTAGTTGATATTAAAGGTTCAGTTGAAATTTCAATTGATAATGATGAATCAACTTACGAATTTGCAACTGCAAAAACAAATCAATATAGAGCAAGTGTTAATATCTCAGTTGGTTGTGATAAAAAATGTACCTATTGTATAGTTCCAAGTACTCGTGGTGAAGAGATTTCAATTCCACCTGAAATGATTATTGAACAAGTAAAAAAATCTGTTGATTTAGGTGCTGTTGAAGTTATGCTTTTAGGTCAAAATGTTAATTCTTACGGGAAAAACTTTTCTGATGGAAGAGGTAAATATTCATTTACAAATCTTTTACAAGATGTTTCAAAAGTAGAGGGTTTAGAACGAATCAGATTTACATCTCCACATCCTTTACATATGGATGATGATTTTATTGAAGAGTTTGCTAAAAATGACAAAATCTCAAAATGTATTCATATGCCTTTACAAAGTGGTTCTACAGAAATTTTAAGAGCCATGAAAAGAGGATATACAAAAGAATGGTTTTTAAATAGAGCGGCAAAATTAAGAGCATTAGTTCCAAATCTTAGAATTACAACAGATATTATTGTTGCATTTCCAGGAGAGACACAAAAAGATTTTGAAGATACTTTAGATGTTGTGAATCAAGTTAAATTTGATCAAATTTTCAATTTTAAATACTCTGCAAGACCTGGAACTGAAGCTTTAAATTTAAAAGATTTAGAAATTCCTGATGAAATTGGAAGTGCTAGATTAATTGAATTAATTGAACTTCATAAA from Arcobacter suis CECT 7833 encodes:
- the miaB gene encoding tRNA (N6-isopentenyl adenosine(37)-C2)-methylthiotransferase MiaB, with the translated sequence MSSNKKLFIQTIGCQMNDTDSQHIQAELEKHKGYVATDKMEDADLIIINTCSVREKPVSKLFSEIGQFNKKKKAGAKIGVCGCTASHLGHDIIKRAPYVDFVVGARNISKIKDVVDIKGSVEISIDNDESTYEFATAKTNQYRASVNISVGCDKKCTYCIVPSTRGEEISIPPEMIIEQVKKSVDLGAVEVMLLGQNVNSYGKNFSDGRGKYSFTNLLQDVSKVEGLERIRFTSPHPLHMDDDFIEEFAKNDKISKCIHMPLQSGSTEILRAMKRGYTKEWFLNRAAKLRALVPNLRITTDIIVAFPGETQKDFEDTLDVVNQVKFDQIFNFKYSARPGTEALNLKDLEIPDEIGSARLIELIELHKRHLEDTMPTYVGETLNVLVESLKPNGEVCGFTDNSLQVFTKGSDELLGKFVDVKITEASRTSLKGEVVL
- a CDS encoding HP0268 family nuclease encodes the protein MELLFARNELNEKPKKVQLDKIKEDLKKDGQKIFYFDRDNSHKDMMALVDALEADGCNVYFREVKYGLADDEYMYEVHAL